In Mytilus edulis chromosome 6, xbMytEdul2.2, whole genome shotgun sequence, the following proteins share a genomic window:
- the LOC139528778 gene encoding protease inhibitor-like, whose protein sequence is MELHFKILMFIFVISVLVHSGVNGAQAGTGGTTIKKNVCNQRKDSGPCGETDIRFFFNSKTEQCEEFTFGGCKGNANNFRTKEVCIKHCVCNLRPDPGPCEGSFT, encoded by the exons atggaACTCCATTTTAAAATACTCATGTTTATCTTTGTAATTAGTGTTCTTGTTCACTCCGGGGTAAACGGTGCTCAGGCAGGTACAGGTGGAACAACAATTAAGAAAAATG tTTGTAACCAACGAAAAGACTCTGGACCATGTGGTGAAACAGATATCAGATTTTTCTTCAACTCAAAGACAGAACAGTGTGAAGAGTTTACGTTTGGTGGCTGTAAAGGCAATGCAAACAATTTTAGAACAAAAGAAGTGTGCATCAAACATTGTG TTTGTAATCTAAGGCCCGACCCTGGACCATGTGAGGGATCCTTTACATGA